The sequence TCCTCGCCGCGCTGGGTGCCAAGGCCGCGGACGAGGTGAAGACCTCGGGCGAGCCGAAGAAGCTGGACCCGATGACGCCGTTCGAGCGCAAGGTCGTGCACGACGCGGTCGCGGCAGCCGGTCTGCGGAGCGAGTCCGAGGGCGAGGAGCCGCAGCGCTTCGTCGTCGTTCTCCCGGCCTGACCGGATCCTTGTACTGTCGGCCCCGTCTGTTCGCAGGCGGGGCCGATCTTTGTCAGCCTGATAGTCAGCCACCCACAGTGCGTTAGTGCGGTACGGAAGGACGGTCCCCGTGACGGAGGCAGCAGAGCTCCCCCAGGCACCTGAAGAGGCGCAGGCGGTATTCGGAGAGGTCTTCCCTGAAGCCGTCCGGTACGCGGAGCTCCTTGCGGATGCCGGGGTCAAGCGCGGTCTGATCGGGCCGCGTGAGGTGCCGCGGCTCTGGGAGCGTCACCTGCTGAACTGCGCGGTGCTCTCCGAGGTGGTTCCTGAGGGGGTCACGGTGTGCGACGTGGGCTCGGGGGCCGGCCTTCCCGGTATCCCGCTTGCTCTGGTGCGCCCGGATCTGAAGATCACCCTGCTGGAGCCGCTGCTCCGACGGACGAACTTCCTCCAGGAAGTCGTCGAGCTGCTGGGACTGGATCATGTGACGGTCGTCCGTGGCCGTGCCGAGGAAGTTCTCGGGACTCTGCAGCCCGTTCATGTGGTGACGGCTCGCGCGGTGGCCCCGCTGGACCGGCTGGCGGGCTGGGGCGTGCCCCTGCTGCGCCCGTACGGAGAGATGCTGGCGCTGAAGGGCGACACCGCGGCGGAGGAGATCCAGGGCGCTCGTGCCGCCCTGAGCAAGCTCGGGGTGGTCGAGACCGAGGTGCTGCACGTCGGTGAGGGCGTGGTCGATCCGACGTCCACGGTGGTGCGTGTGGTGGTCGGGGAGAGCCCCGGTGGTGTGAGGTTCGCCGCAAAGAGGGCCAAGGCCGCGCGGGTGGGACGTACGCGTCGGCGTCGCTGACGCGGTCGGATGGACGGGGTGACGAAACGCTGAAGTCCGTTACGTACCGGTTCGTTCGGTCTATCAGCAATGCTCCGGTAATGAGGCTGTACGTACCTCGTGCGGAGTGTCGTGGCCTGGTAGTAGCGATGCGGGGGCATCGTGTTTCACGTGAAACGTCGCTCTCTGCTGCAGGGAATCATCAGCCGCGGCCGCGCGGCTGCCACGCCGCGCGACCGCAAGCCCGTTAGGGCTACCGAGTTGTCCACAGACGTGGATTCATCCACAGAACAGCGGGCCTCGCTGGTTCACGACCCCGAAAGCATGGCAGGCTCTGTTCATTGCGAGCCTGAAGTCGAGGAGAGTGAATCCTTGCGGTCCGACGCCAACATCGCGGGACCGATGACCGATCCGGTCCCCGGTCCCCGAACCGAGTCCGCGGGGGAGGGTGTTTCACGTGAAACACCGCCGCCGCTGGACGACACACCCATCGGTCGTGCGGCCCAGCTGGCGGTTGAGGCCCTTGGCCGCGCCGGCGAGGGGCTGCCCCGCCCTGACCAGACCCGCGTCATGGTGGTGGCCAACCAGAAGGGCGGGGTCGGCAAGACGACCTCGACGGTCAACCTTGCCGCGTCCCTGGCACTGCACGGCGCGCGTGTTCTGGTGGTCGACCTCGACCCGCAGGGCAACGCCTCCACGGCTCTGGGAATCGACCACCATGCCGAGGTTCCCTCCATCTATGACGTCCTGGTGGAGAGCCGGCCCCTCTCCGAGGTGGTTCAGCCGGTCCCGGACGTCGAAGGTCTCTTCTGCGCCCCCGCCACCATCGATCTCGCCGGTGCGGAGATCGAATTGGTGTCACTGGTGGCGCGGGAGAGCCGGCTTCAGCGGGCGATCCAGGCGTATGAACAGCCGTTGGACTACATCCTCATCGACTGCCCGCCCTCGCTCGGTCTGCTGACGGTCAACGCCATGGTCGCCGGAGCCGAGGTGCTGATCCCCATCCAGTGCGAGTACTACGCGCTGGAGGGACTGGGGCAGCTGCTGAGGAATGTCGACCTGGTCCGGGGACATCTGAACCCGGATCTGCATGTGTCGACGATCCTGCTGACGATGTACGACGGCAGGACCAGGCTCGCCTCGCAGGTCGCCGAGGAGGTGCGCACCCACTTCGGCAAGGAAGTGCTGCGGACAAGCATTCCGCGGTCGGTGCGTATCTCGGAGGCACCGAGTTATGGGCAGACCGTGCTGACCTACGACCCGGGATCCAGCGGGTCGCTGTCGTATCTTGAGGCGGCACGTGAGATCGCCCTGAGGGGCGTCGGGGTGCACTACGAGGCCCAGCATGCCCACACGGGTAGTCAGAACAGCCAGCAAAGCATCTCGGAGGGCATTCAGTGAGTGAGCGTCGTAGAGGGTTGGGGCGTGGGCTCGGTGCGCTGATCCCCGCGGCTCCGCAGGAGAAGCAGGTGTCGTCTCCGGGAGGCGGCTCGACGTCGCCCGGGACGGTTCCGGTGCTGACGGCCGAGCGTGGAGTGGCTGCCGCGAAGGTGACCACACTCCCGCAGGCATCGGTGGTGCCGGAGCCGAGTGCCCCGGAGGCCGAGCGGGAGACGGCTGCCGACACGACGGCTTCTGCCGGGGCGTACTTCGCCGAGATCCCCATCGGATCGATTACGCCGAACCCCCGTCAGCCTCGTGAAGTGTTCGATGAGGACGCTCTTGCCGAGCTGGTCACCTCCATCAAGGAGGTCGGTCTCCTCCAGCCCGTCGTCGTGCGGAAGGTGGGTCCGGACCGCTACGAGCTCATCATGGGTGAGCGTCGTTGGAGGGCCTGCCGTGAGGCGGGTCTGGAGCGGATTCCGACCATCGTCCGGGCGACGGACGACGAGAAACTGCTCCTGGACGCTCTCCTGGAGAACCTTCACCGGGCTCAGCTGAACCCGCTGGAAGAGGCGGCTGCGTACGACCAGCTCCTCAAGGACTTCAAATGCACCCACGATCAGCTGGCCGACCGGATCGGGCGGTCCCGTCCGCAGGTGTCCAACACGCTGCGCCTGCTGCGGCTGTCTCCGCCCGTGCAGCGAAGGGTCGCGGCGGGAGTGCTTTCGGCCGGTCACGCCCGCGCGCTGCTGTCCGTCGATGACTCCGAGGAGCAGGACCGGCTGGCTCATCGCATCGTGGCCGAAGGGCTCTCGGTGCGCGCGGTCGAGGAGATCGTGACGCTCATGGGGTCGAGCCCCACGAGCTCGCCGAAGTCGAAGGGGCCGAGGGCCGGCGGGCGTGTGTCGCCCGCCCTGAGCGATCTGGCATCCAGGCTCTCCGACAGGTTCGAGACGAGGGTGAAGGTCGACCTCGGCCAGAAGAAGGGCAAGATCGTCGTCGAGTTCGCTTCGATGGAGGATCTGGACCGGATTCTCGGCAGCCTCGCACCGGGCGAGGGGCGTGTGCTGGAGCGTGGACTCGCCGAGGGCTCGGAAGAGGACGCGGACGGCTGAGGTCGAAGGACCCGTGTGGGGCGGGCTGTGTTCCGGCGAATGCCGGAACACAGCCCGCCCTTTGCTCTCTCTCGGTTTCCGCATCAACTCTGGGTGGATACGATGCGTTCTGGTATGGCGCATCCACCTGGATCCATCTCAGAGGAGGCCGGAGACCGTGCGAGCAGTGAGCCGCAGCCGACTGATGACCATCGGGTTGGGCCTGGGGGCCGTCGGAGGTTTCGTCGGCAGTCTGTTCCGCGAACGGAGCGCGCTGACAGCCGCACGCGAGGCGGCGGGCGAAGGAAGTGAGGAATCGCCTTCATGGGGCGTCGACTCGTACCGCTCACACTGGACAACCTTCCGGATCTCCCCAAGCGTTGCCGATCGTGCGTCTTCTGGGAACTTGATCCGGTCAGTGGGGAAGCCGCAGTAAAAGCGGGCAGGGCCGAGCTGGAAAAGGAAGCCTGGATCTCCGCTGTGCTGCTGGAGTGGGGTTCCTGCGGCCGGGTCGTTCAGGTCGATGATGTGTCGGTCGGCTACGTTCTCTACGCGCCGCCCGCGTATGTCCCGCGGGCGACCGCGTTTCCCACCAGCCCCGTCTCCCCCGATGCCGTTCAGCTCATCACGGGGTGGATCACACCGGGATACCAGGGGCAGGGGCTGGGACGTGTCATGGTGCAGACCGTGGCCAAGGACCTGTTGCAGCGGGGATTCAAGGCCATTGAGGCGTTCGGGGACGCCCGGTGGAAGGAGCCTGCCTGTGTGCTCCCAGCGGACCATCTGCTTGCGGTCGGATTCAAGACGGTGCGGCCGCATCCGACGTACCCGCGGCTGAGGCTGGAGCTGCGGACGACGCTCTCCTGGAAGGAGGACGTCGAGCTCGCTCTGGACCGGCTGCTGGGAGCGGTACAGAAGGAGCCGGTACTGCGTCCGCTCTGAGCAGTCAGTCTCCGAGACACGAAACGGGCCCATCCCTTGAAGGGGTGGGCCCGTTTCACGTGAAACATCGCGCAGGGTGGTGCTTACTGGCCGATGAAGCCTTCGAGGTCGCGGAGGATCGCGGCCTTCGGCTTGGCACCGACGATCGTCTTGGCGACCTCGCCGCCCTGGTAGACGTTGAGTGTCGGGATGGACATCACACCGTACTTGGCGGCGGTGGCCGGGTTCTCGTCGATGTTGAGCTTGACGATCTCGATCTGGTCGCCGTGCTCGGCGGCGATGGCCTCCAACGAGGGGGCGATCTGGCGGCAGGGGCCGCACCAGGCCGCCCAGAAGTCCACCAGTACAGGCTTCTCGCTCTTCAGGACCACTTCGTCGAAAGTGTCGTCAGTAACGTGCTTCAGGTCGCCGGCCACGGCGGCCTCCTTAGTCTCTCGTGGTGGGGTGAGATGAGGAAGATCAGACTGCCGGGGTCTTCTCCGGCTCGGCGAGCTGGCCGTCGGCGAGCGCGGCGAGGAAGCGCTCGGCGTCCAGAGCCGCGGAACATCCGGTACCGGCAGCGGTGATGGCCTGTCGGTAGGTGTGGTCGACGACGTCTCCCGCACCGAAGACACCCGTCAGGTTGGTACGCGTCGAGGGGGCTTCGACCTTGAGGTAGCCCTCGTCGTCGAGGTCGAGCTGACCCTTGAAGAGTTCGGTGCGCGGGTCATGGCCCACGGCGATGAACAGGCCGGTCACGGGGAGCTCCGAGGTCTCGCCGGTCTTGGTGTTGCGCAGGGTCAGACCGGAGAGCTTCTGCTCACCGTGGACCCCGGCGACCTCGCTGTCCCACGCGAACTTGATCTTCGGGTCGGCGAAGGCCCGGTCCTGCATGGCCTTGGAGGCGCGCAGGGAGTCACGGCGGTGGACGATCGTGACGGACTTGGCGAACCGGGAGAGGAAGGTCGCCTCTTCCATGGCGGTGTCGCCGCCGCCGACCACGGCGATGTCGTGGTCCTTGAAGAAGAAGCCGTCGCAGGTGGCGCACCAGGAGACGCCACGTCCGGAGAGGGCGTCCTCGTTCGGCAGGCCGAGCTTGCGGTGCTGGGAGCCGGTGGTCACGATGACGGCCTTCGCACGGTGGACCGTGCCGGCGGTGTCGGTGACGGTCTTGATGTCGCCGGTGAGGTCCACGGAGACGACATCGTCCGGGACGAGCTCCGCACCGAAGCGCTCGGCCTGCGCGCGCATGTTGTCCATGAGCTCGGGGCCCATGATGCCGTCCTGGAAGCCGGGGAAGTTCTCCACGTCGGTGGTGTTCATCAGCGCACCGCCGGCGGTGACGGCGCCCTCGAAGACCAGCGGCTTCAGCGATGCCCGCGCGGTGTAGAGGGCGGCCGTGTAACCGGCCGGTCCGGAGCCGATGATGATCACATTACGGACGTCGCTCACGGGTTACTTCCTCGTCTCTGCAGACTGCCTACTGCCTACTGGGGCCGGTTCAACGACTCTCACCCCACCCAACGGATCCTACGGGGGATGCATTCCCGACGTGCCGGGGCCGTTGTCAGGGGCGGTCGTAGGAGTGGGTGAGCAGCAGTCGGCCCTTGGCCTCGGGCGTGGCGTCGACGCAGGTGGCATCGACGACGTACGCCTGGACGCGGGTGGCGTCGGTGGCATGGGGCAGGACGACGAGGAAGGCGCCCGTTCCCTGGTAGCGGCCCTTGTCGAGAGCCAGAGCCGGGGTGTTCCGGCCGGTGGCCTGCTGAACGCACGGGGGCACTGTCACGGTAGGGGTACGCAGCGGTTTCTTGGGCGCGGAGGAGTCGGGAGCGCCGACTTCATTGGTGGATTTGGTGCCGGCCTCCGGCTGCTGCTTCTGGCCGTCGGGACTCTCCGAGGCCGCTGTGCTGCTCAGCAGGCCCTGCACCCTGCCTTCGAGGGTGCCCTCCGCGAAGGTCTGTGTGCTGCTGTCCGCCGAGGCGGCGCTGCTGTCCGCCTGGCTGCTTGCCGTGTCCTGCGGGGTCTGGAGCTGCTGGAGGAGAAAGGCGCTCATGGCGATCACCGCAGCGCCGAACGCCGTGCCGATGATCACTGCGCGGCGGCGGCGCCGGGAGGGGTGGCGGCCCGGTCCTGTGGCGGCCCGTGGGCGCCCTGCGGGGCGGCCGGCGGGGGAAGAGCCGGTGCGCTGGTCCGGGAGGGCGGTCGTCCGGGGGGCGAGGTCCTCGGTGGGCGACGATGTTTCACGTGAAACATCGGCCGTGCTTTCGGGGACGGTGGCGTCGAGAAGGGCTTCTGCCGCCAGAGCGGCGTCGATGCGTCCGGCGATGTCTTCGGGCATCGGCTGAGGGCCCGGGAGCGTGCCGAGCAGCCCGCGGATCTCCTCCAACGAGGTGCGGACGTCACCGCAGAGTGCGCAGCCGTCGACATGGCTGCGCACTTCCGCTGCGCGGGAAGGGGAGAGAAGTCCTTCGGTGAGGTCGGAGATCTCCGAGACGTCCGGGTGCTGAGCGGTGTCCGTCGTGGCTGTCACGTGCGCCCACCTCCTCCCTTAACAGCAGCAGGATCACTTGTTCCTGCGTCCTTTGGTCCTGACGCTGGTGGGACGGATGTCCCGGGCGTCCGGTTCCTTCCCACGGCGAGGCCGCCACTATCCCCGTTGTCACCGCGCAGATGGGTGACAAGGGGGACCAGTCTCGCCCGGCCGCGTGCGCAGCGGCTTTTCACGGTGCCGGTCGGCACATCGAGAATGCGAGCCGCCTCCGCGACGGGGTAGCCCTGCATATCGACCAGGATGAGGGCGGCGCGCTGTTCGGCGGGCAGGGTGGCCAGGGCCGCCAGGAGCTGGCGGTGCAGATCTTGGCGTTCCGCAGGAGCCTCGGCGGACTCGTGGGGTTCCAGGAGCTGATCCAGTCGCTCGGCGTCGTCGACCGGCGCCGTTTTGCGAGAGGCCGCCTTGCGGGCGCGGTCGAGGCAGGCGTTGACCGTGATGCGGTGCAGCCAGGTCGTCACAGCGGACTGGCCGCGGAAGGTGTGGGCGGCCCGGAAGGCCGACACCAGGGCGTCCTGGACGGCGTCGGCCGCTTCCTCCCGGTCCCCGAGGGTGCGCAGCGCCACGGCCCACAGTCGGTCGCGATGGCGGCGTACGAGCTCACCGAAGGCGTCCGGTTCGCCCGCGACGTGCTGGGCGAGCAGTTCCGCGTCGCTGAGTGGAGCTGACGGATCGAAGGCCACCGTCCCCCCTTTCTTGGCCAGATCGTATGCGGGTGTGCCCAATGGGAAGAAGGCTGCCGCCATGAGCCTTGGTGCCGCAACCCTTGCCGCGGCCGTCGCTCAGGCTGGTGCGATGTCTCCGTGAACGGTGGCTGTGACCGCGTAGAGGTACCCGGAAACCGTGGAGTGATGCTGAAGAGGGGCGTCTTCCTCAAGATCAACGGGGTCGATGGGCGCAGCTCCGGTGGCGAGGGGTTGCCTCCCCACCCGGAGCTGTCAGCCCATGACGGAGATCTCCGAGATCCCGCCGCGGAACCGGTCGGGTGATCCGTCCGTCGGGAGCTCGGTGATGCGGACCAGGATGTAGCGGGTCCGCAGGGGCTCGGTCAGCTTCCCGCTCAATGTGCCCCCGGCCGTCGTCTGCTCGACGAGCCGCTGGGGAAAGTCGGTGAGCGCCGACGGTGCGGATGCCTCCGGTGCGGCCGCCCGTACCTCGGCGCCCTGGCCGCTGCGGTACATGGCTACTTCGATGCCGGTGACGTCCTGGACGCTGCCCAGGTCGACGATGATGCCACTGCCCTGCTTGCGGTTGGTGAGGTTCCCGAAGTTGGCATATCCCCGGTACTGCGGAGTGATCCACGAGGTGCCGGGCAGGCCGTCGATGGTCTTGGGCACATCCTCCTGCTGTATCCCGGACCCGCTGGGCATGAACTCCGTCGCTCCGGCGATGCGGAGCGGCTTGGCGGGCCTGGGCTTCTCGTCGCCCTCGTTCTTCGTCGTCTGCGTGGTGCCGGGGTCCGAGGAGTCGTTGCGGCTGTCGAGGAGCGTTTCGGCGAGTTGCCAGCTGCCGAGCCCCAGGGCGGCGATGAGCAGCGCGGACACGGCCCATTTGAGGGCTTTGCCGGTACGGCTCTGGAGCGGGGGCGGCGGGGGCGCCATCACGGGCTGGGTCGCCGAGACGGGGCGGGCCGACGGGCGGCCGTAGGTGCCCTGCTGGTAGGTGGTGCGCTGGTACTCGGGCGGTGCCGTGAAGGTGGGCTCGGGCGGCAGGATGCGCGGCATGGCCGCGACGGCCTTGGCCAGTTCGTCAGGAGTGGTGCACGGCGGTTCCTGGCGTGAGGCTGTGGCGCCGTCGTTGGCCAGCGCGCGCATGGCGAGCTCGGAGAGACCGCGGTGGATGCCGGCCCGGACCTGATCCGGAGCGATCAGGCCCATGCCCTTGGGCAGCCCGGAGAGACCGTAGGCGTCGTCCTCGTACGGCCAGCGCTGGGTCAGCGCGGCGTACAGGAGGGCGCCGATCGCTTCGGTGTCCGCACGCAGCGGGCGCTCGGCGGTGATGCCGCGCAGGGCGGCGTTCACGGCGAGGCCGCGGATGCGGTACTGCCCGGTCGAGCTGCGCAGGACGGCGCCGGGCGTGAGCCTGAGGTGGGCCAGGCCCTCGCGGTGGGCGGCCGCCATGGCCTGGGAGACCTGGCTGACGAGCTGGTAGGCGTCGTGGGCGTCCATCGGTCCGGCGGCCAGCAGAGCGGTGAGCTCGGTGGCGTCCGGAAGCCATTCGTGGACGACGTAGACGAGGTCGTCCTCCTCGACGGCGTCCAGGACCTGCACGAAGCGAGGGTCGCCGAGCAGGGCGGACGAGCGTGCCGCGGCCAGCACGGAGCGGGCACGCGGATGGTCGGCGGGGAGCAGATGAACGCCCACCGCGCGGCGCAGTTTCTCGTCGACAGCGCGCCAGCTGCTGAAACCGTCCAGACGGGTGACGCATTCTTCGAGCCGGTAGCGTCCGGCAAGTTTGTGGCCGCTGTGCAGATCGGGCGTCGCCGGGACGGCGGCGGAGGGTTCCCGCTCACCGTCCGCGCCCTTGGGGTCTTCGCCCGCTGTGTCCTTGGCTTCCGTCGTACCGTCGGTCGTGGCCTCGTCCGCCTTGGCGGTCAGCGGCTCGTCGCCGCTGTTGTCGGCCACGTCGACGGCAGCTGTGCTACGTTCCGCCACCGTCGTTCCTGCCTCCCCATCCGTTGCGCGATGCCAGCCAGCTCTGCACAGTCACGCCAATTGTGCCCACACTCCGGTGCTATGCACGACACGCGGACTCCGGCGATGGTTGTGCGGAAGGACGCTTATTCAGCGTCCGAGCCGTCCTCGGACCATACCCACCAGGCCGTTGACCTCTTCGATGCGCATCTTCTTCGCGGCTACGAAGAAGATGCTCAGGAGGACGATGCCGCCGCAGATCAGCGCGGCGAGTGAACCGAGGGCCCCCTCGCCGAGGACTTCGAGAAGCACGAAGCCCACGCCGCCGCCGACGACGGCCGCGGGGAGCGCCGCCAGGCAGAGCCGGGCGTACGTGCGCACGACCTTGGCACCGTCCAGGTCGCCGCCCAGCCGGTTGCGCAGGCGGCGCCAGGCGATACCGACACCGACCGCGTAGGCCAGCCCGTACGAGGCCGCCATGCCGACGACCGCCCACCGGGCGGGAAGCACGACGTAGCACAGTGCGGAGGCCGCGGCGTTGACGGCGGCGACGATGACCGTGTTGTAGAAGGGGGTACGGGTGTCCTCGTAGGCGTAGAACCCGCGCAGCACGACGTACTGCACGGAGTACGGGATGAGGCCGAGGGCGAAGGCCATCAGGATGAAGCCCATGGACCGTGCGGCCTCGGTGCCGCTGGAGGCGTACAGCAGGGTGCACATCGGCAGCCCGAGAGCGAGGAACGTGAAGGCGACCGGCACGATGGCGACCGCGGAGTTGCGCAGGCCCTGCGAGATGTCGTCGCGGACCGCACCGGGGTCGTTGTCGTGGGCGGCGCGCGAGATGCGGGGCAGCAGCGCGGCCATCACGGAGACGGTGATGATGGCCTGCGGCATGCCCCAGATCAGCTGGGCGTTGGAGTAGGCGAGGAAGCCCGTGCCGTCCTTGCCGGCGAGCTTGCCGGCCGATGTCGCGAGCTGGGTGACGACGAGGACGCCCGCCTGGTTGGCGAGGACGAACAGGACGGTCCACTTGGCCAGCTTGATCGTCTTGCCGAGGCCGTGGCCCTTCCAGTCGAAACGCGGGCGGAAGCGGAAGCCTGCCTCCCGCAGGTAGGGGATCATCGCGAGGGCCTGGACGACCAGTCCGAGCAGGGTGCCGATGCCCAGCAGCCGGACGCCCTCCGGCGGGATGGTCTCGACCCCCATCCGGGACTCGGCGGAGGTGCCGTAGACCCAGATGAACATGCCGAACGTGAAGATCATGACGATGTTGTTGAGGACCGGGGTCCACATCATCGCGCCGAACTTTCCGCGGGCGTTGAGGATCTGCCCCATCACCACGTGCACGCCCATGAAGAAGATGGTCGGCAGGCAGTAGCGGGCGAAGGTGACGGCCACACTGTCGGCCGCCGCGTCGTTCGCGATCGTGCTCGACATGAGATGGATCAGCAGCGGCGCGGCGAAGACCGCGGCAGCGACGATCAGGCCGAGCGCGACCATCACCAGGGTGAGCAGCCGGTTGGCGTAGGCCTCGCCGCCGTCCTCGTCGTCCTTCATGGAGCGGACGAGCTGGGGTACGAAGACCGAGTTGAGGCCACCGCCCACGGTGAGGATGTAGATCATCGTCGGCAGGGTGTACGCGATGGTGAAACTGTCACCGAGCAGCGCGGCACCCAGCGCGGCGGTGATCACCAGGCTGCGGACGAATCCGGTGAGCCGGGAGACGAGGGTTCCGGCCGCCATCAGCGCGCTGGACTTGAGCAGGCCGGAGGCCCGGCCGCCGGACTTCGGCGGTACCGGCGCCGGGGCGGCTTCCGGCTCGGGCGGCCCTGGTGGCCTCCCGGTCCCTTCCTGGTCGCGGAAGAGATGCGCGAACGCGTCCGGCTCCTCGTGATTCTCGGACGCCTGTGTGACGAGGGCATCGACGCCGACGAACTGGGTGGTCGCCGCGTTGTCCCCGTACGGGAGGTGGCGGGAGGGGCCCGCGGGCTCGGGCGGCGGGGTCTGCGCCCAGAGACGTGGGTCGGGGGCGTACGGAGCCGCGGGCGGCTGCTGGTAGAGCGGCTGCGGCTCCTGGTAGGTGCCGGGGGGCGGCGGCGGGTGCGAGGCACGGTCGTACAGCGCCTCGTTCACCGGGTCCTGGGCGGCGAGGTCCTGCGCCCGGTAGGGGTCGTGCTCGTAGGCGTGCTGGAGGTACGGGTCGGGGGGCACCGGGCCGTCCTGGCCGGCACCCGGGGGTACCGGGGGCCCGCCGGTAGATCCTGCTCCGCCCGCGCCTTGGCCGCGGTCACCGTCGTACGGCGCGTTCATCGAAACCCCACCTCATCGTCCCCGGCCGACCGGCCACGACAGACATCGCTCAACGGTCCACTTTCTCACCAGTTCCCGACGGTGCCCCGCTTTCCGGACCGGTGTCCGAGGCCGGGTCACTCGGCTGCTCGGGTTCGCCGCCGTTGTCGTCCGCCGCGACGCCCGCGACGGTGCGCTTGCGGTGGCTGTACATCCTGACGCCCGCGAGGACCAGCAGCAGCAGTCCGCCGGCGATCACCAGCAGCACGGTGGGGGTCACTTCGGAGACCTTCACGGTGAAGGTCATCTCCTCGCCGTACGGGGTTCCGTCCTCGGTGAAGAGACGTGCCGTGACGTGCGCCTGACCGTTGGCGCTGGTCGCCGCGTCGAACTTCACGGACTGGCTGTGCCCGCCCGAGATCTTGACCGGCAGCTGGGCCACGGCCCCGTCGTCGTTGAACTTGAGCCGGAGGTTGTCCGACGTCAGCCGGAGCACCAGATGGTCGACGCCCTGCACCAGCTTGTTCTGCACCGTCACCGGGATCGTCGCGCTGCGGCCGGACAGGGTGACGTCCGACTTCGCGATGAGCTGGACCTCATTGGCGAGGCTCTGCAGATACGTGCGTACCGCGTCACGGTACTGCTGTGCCTCCAGCGTCCTGCCGCGCCAGGACGTCGACATCGAGCGGTTGATCGCGTTGCCGAAGGGGGTCACGACCCGCTCGGGCTGCGTGAGGATGACCCGGAAGCTGTTGAGCGAGTCCTGGGTGGTCCTGATGTCCTGGAACGCCTGGGTGGGCAGTTCCTGCTTGCGGAGCTTCTTCGGGTACGCGGAGGCCCTGGGCACCTTGGTGGTGGCCTTCGCGTCGGGCTTCACCTCGGCCGCCGCCACCAGGTCGAGGGGCTGCGTCCAGTGGCCCTGGCCGAGCGCCTGCAGGGCGCGGGCCATCGTCTGGGCCTGGGAGGCCGTGGGGATCCGCTGCGGCGCCACGACGACGCTGCGCGCGTTGTCCGGGGCCTGCTCGGTCAGCGCCAGCGTCTGGGCGAGGAACTTCTGGACCGCCAGGGTCGAGGCGCCGGCCTTCGACATGTCGCCGTCGAACGCGGTGGAGAGCCTGGCGTCGGCGACGACCGCCGTGGTGCCGCCGCCGATCGGCCGGGCCGCGGTCGGCGTGTACGGCAGGTTGTCGGTCTGCTGGAGACTGTCGCTGCGGGCGATGATCTTGTGTGCACCCGCAGAGGTGGCGATGTCGACGATCGACGGGTCGACGGCCCCGTTCACGGGCCAGGCGAAGTCCGTGGACGGCTTCACGTGCAGGACGGTCTCCACCGTCGACGCGGCCACCTCGGAAGCGGTCTGCAGATGGCTCAGGGTGCCGGAGACGTTCTTGCCGCGGTGGGCGATGGAGGCCAGGTCGGGGTCGGCGAACGGCAGCGCGATCACCTTGCCGTCCTCCACCGCCGCTTCCAGCGAGGTGA is a genomic window of Streptomyces sp. NBC_01237 containing:
- a CDS encoding protein kinase family protein, producing MAERSTAAVDVADNSGDEPLTAKADEATTDGTTEAKDTAGEDPKGADGEREPSAAVPATPDLHSGHKLAGRYRLEECVTRLDGFSSWRAVDEKLRRAVGVHLLPADHPRARSVLAAARSSALLGDPRFVQVLDAVEEDDLVYVVHEWLPDATELTALLAAGPMDAHDAYQLVSQVSQAMAAAHREGLAHLRLTPGAVLRSSTGQYRIRGLAVNAALRGITAERPLRADTEAIGALLYAALTQRWPYEDDAYGLSGLPKGMGLIAPDQVRAGIHRGLSELAMRALANDGATASRQEPPCTTPDELAKAVAAMPRILPPEPTFTAPPEYQRTTYQQGTYGRPSARPVSATQPVMAPPPPPLQSRTGKALKWAVSALLIAALGLGSWQLAETLLDSRNDSSDPGTTQTTKNEGDEKPRPAKPLRIAGATEFMPSGSGIQQEDVPKTIDGLPGTSWITPQYRGYANFGNLTNRKQGSGIIVDLGSVQDVTGIEVAMYRSGQGAEVRAAAPEASAPSALTDFPQRLVEQTTAGGTLSGKLTEPLRTRYILVRITELPTDGSPDRFRGGISEISVMG
- the murJ gene encoding murein biosynthesis integral membrane protein MurJ — encoded protein: MNAPYDGDRGQGAGGAGSTGGPPVPPGAGQDGPVPPDPYLQHAYEHDPYRAQDLAAQDPVNEALYDRASHPPPPPGTYQEPQPLYQQPPAAPYAPDPRLWAQTPPPEPAGPSRHLPYGDNAATTQFVGVDALVTQASENHEEPDAFAHLFRDQEGTGRPPGPPEPEAAPAPVPPKSGGRASGLLKSSALMAAGTLVSRLTGFVRSLVITAALGAALLGDSFTIAYTLPTMIYILTVGGGLNSVFVPQLVRSMKDDEDGGEAYANRLLTLVMVALGLIVAAAVFAAPLLIHLMSSTIANDAAADSVAVTFARYCLPTIFFMGVHVVMGQILNARGKFGAMMWTPVLNNIVMIFTFGMFIWVYGTSAESRMGVETIPPEGVRLLGIGTLLGLVVQALAMIPYLREAGFRFRPRFDWKGHGLGKTIKLAKWTVLFVLANQAGVLVVTQLATSAGKLAGKDGTGFLAYSNAQLIWGMPQAIITVSVMAALLPRISRAAHDNDPGAVRDDISQGLRNSAVAIVPVAFTFLALGLPMCTLLYASSGTEAARSMGFILMAFALGLIPYSVQYVVLRGFYAYEDTRTPFYNTVIVAAVNAAASALCYVVLPARWAVVGMAASYGLAYAVGVGIAWRRLRNRLGGDLDGAKVVRTYARLCLAALPAAVVGGGVGFVLLEVLGEGALGSLAALICGGIVLLSIFFVAAKKMRIEEVNGLVGMVRGRLGR
- a CDS encoding DUF6049 family protein codes for the protein MAEAADIQGISPAPARRWLRRTVSVIVGAPLLAGLLPGLLAGPTAHAAETGKAPTGSRTVAVSLNTLSPSAPVEGDTLTVSGTLTNKGKATINDAEVDLRVGPRLSGRGEIDDAAKRTGYVPGVDPVEIGGKYTLKVPELRSGISQDFTLAVPVDKLDLDDSGVYQLGVSLSGRTSGSAYEQVLGIQRSFLPWQPEDTDSKTKLTFLWPLITSPHVTAETGSDEQQTPVFANDDLAMELAPGGRLEQLVSLGRQLPVTWVIDPDLLAGVDAMTGNYQVKVGDTTVPGKNQAVAKQWLTSLEAAVEDGKVIALPFADPDLASIAHRGKNVSGTLSHLQTASEVAASTVETVLHVKPSTDFAWPVNGAVDPSIVDIATSAGAHKIIARSDSLQQTDNLPYTPTAARPIGGGTTAVVADARLSTAFDGDMSKAGASTLAVQKFLAQTLALTEQAPDNARSVVVAPQRIPTASQAQTMARALQALGQGHWTQPLDLVAAAEVKPDAKATTKVPRASAYPKKLRKQELPTQAFQDIRTTQDSLNSFRVILTQPERVVTPFGNAINRSMSTSWRGRTLEAQQYRDAVRTYLQSLANEVQLIAKSDVTLSGRSATIPVTVQNKLVQGVDHLVLRLTSDNLRLKFNDDGAVAQLPVKISGGHSQSVKFDAATSANGQAHVTARLFTEDGTPYGEEMTFTVKVSEVTPTVLLVIAGGLLLLVLAGVRMYSHRKRTVAGVAADDNGGEPEQPSDPASDTGPESGAPSGTGEKVDR